One Pelobates fuscus isolate aPelFus1 chromosome 8, aPelFus1.pri, whole genome shotgun sequence genomic window carries:
- the NDUFB3 gene encoding NADH dehydrogenase [ubiquinone] 1 beta subcomplex subunit 3: MGHGHEHHGHGKLHMPDYRQWKIEGTPLEQVQERLARRGLRDPWLRNEAWRYMGGYAKPATFKDVLARGFKWGFAAFVVALGVEYVLFPPKKSGGHH; this comes from the exons ATGGGCCACGGACATGAACATCACGGGCATGGAAAGCTTCACATGCCTGATTACCGGCAATGGAAAATAGAGGGCACTCCACTAGAGCAAGTACAAGAGAGACTGGCTAGGCGAGGATTGAGAGATCCGTGGTTAAG GAATGAAGCCTGGAGGTACATGGGAGGATACGCTAAACCAGCAACCTTTAAAGATGTTCTTGCTAGAGGCTTTAAGTGGGGCTTTGCAGCCTTTGTGGTAGCTCTTGGTGTGGAGTATGTCCTATTTCCACCAAAGAAGTCAGGAGGCCACCATTAG